A DNA window from Arachis hypogaea cultivar Tifrunner chromosome 18, arahy.Tifrunner.gnm2.J5K5, whole genome shotgun sequence contains the following coding sequences:
- the LOC112772403 gene encoding alpha,alpha-trehalose-phosphate synthase [UDP-forming] 1 isoform X2 gives MVGFQSSEHMPGSKCNGNSNNFPGRVERLVRGRELRKSNIYNVNGVAEYFEHDLRLGEENNYCVERSLEGVAASKSLCERDDGKPFRQRLLVVANRLPVSAVRRGEDSWSLEISAGGLVSALLGVKEFEARWIGWAGVNVPDEIGQKALTKALAEKRCIPVFLDEEIVHQYYNGYCNNILWPLFHYLGLPQEDRLATTRSFQSQFTAYQKANQMFADVVNEHYEEGDVVWCHDYHLMFLPQCLKKYNSNMKVGWFLHTPFPSSEIHRTLPSRSELLHAVLAADLVGFHTYDYARHFVSACTRILGLEGTPEGVEYQGKLTRVAAFPIGIDSHRFKRALELPEVQKHIKDLEERFKHRKVMLGVDRLDMIKGIPQKILAFEKFLEENPDWREKVVLLQIAVPTRTDVPEYQKLTSQVHEIVGRINGRFGSLTAVPIHHLDRSLDFYALCALYAVTDVALVTSLRDGMNLVSYEFVACQAKKKGVLILSEFAGAAQSLGAGAILVNPWNITEVAAAIDKALNMEPVERQNRHKHNFEHVTQHTAQEWAETFVSELNDTVVEAQLRTKQAPPRLPTKTAIERYLQSSNRLLILGFNGTLTEPVEKRGDQFKEMELTVHPELKQPLKELCSDPKTTIVVLSGSGRAVLDQNFKEYDMWLAAENGMFLNPSKGEWMTTMPEQLNMEWVDSLKHVFLYFRERTPRSCFEEREASLVWNYKHADVEFGRVQARDMLQHLWTGPISNASVEVVQGSRSVEVRAAGVTKGAAIDRILGEIVHSKSMTTPIDYVLCIGHFLAKDEDIYAFFEPELPSSGAAHSRSKVTDGIKFPGEKMTSLKIPANKNGTKSSQNKAQRPAPNSEKKPTNHVCRAPRRPAPEKISWNVLDLKKENYFSCAVGRTQTNARYTLGSSDDVVAFLKELAGASSNSLFQST, from the exons ATGGTTGGATTCCAAAGTAGTGAACACATGCCTGGGAGCAAGTGTAACGGTAATTCTAATAATTTTCCAGGTCGAGTTGAACGACTCGTCAGAGGAAGAGAGCtaagaaaaagtaatatttataaTGTTAATGGCGTTGCTGAATATTTTGAGCATGACCTGCGCTTGGGAGAAGAAAATAATTACTGTGTTGAACGTTCCCTAGAAGGGGTAGCAGCATCAAAGTCTCTTTGTGAAAGGGATGATGGGAAACCTTTCAGGCAACGGCTTTTGGTTGTTGCCAACAGGCTGCCAGTCTCAGCTGTTAGGAGAGGTGAGGATTCATGGTCTTTGGAGATAAGTGCCGGTGGCCTTGTTAGCGCTCTCTTAG GTGTGAAGGAATTTGAGGCAAGGTGGATAGGTTGGGCTGGAGTCAACGTGCCTGATGAGATTGGACAGAAGGCACTTACTAAAGCCTTGGCTGAAAAA AGATGTATCCCAGTGTTTCTTGATGAAGAGATTGTTCATCAATATTATAATGGTTATTGCAATAACATCTTGTGGCCCCTTTTTCATTACCTTGGACTTCCACAAGAAGACCGCCTTGCCACCACGCGTAGTTTCCAGTCTCAATTTACAGCATATCAGAAAGCAAATCAAATGTTTGCTGATGTTGTTAATGAGCACTATGAAGAGGGTGATGTTGTTTGGTGCCATGACTACCATCTTATGTTTCTTCCACAATGCTTAAAGAAATATAATAGCAACATGAAAGTTGGCTGGTTTCTACACACCCCGTTTCCATCTTCTGAAATTCACAGGACTCTGCCATCTCGATCGGAGCTCTTGCATGCAGTTCTGGCAGCTGACCTAGTTGG CTTTCACACCTATGATTATGCACGGCATTTCGTTAGTGCATGTACACGCATCCTTGGACTTGAGGGCACTCCTGAAGGGGTTGAGTATCAAGGGAAGCTGACTCGAGTTGCTGCA TTCCCAATTGGTATAGACTCTCACCGATTTAAACGAGCACTTGAACTTCCTGAAGTCCAGAAGCACATCAAAGACTTAGAAGAAAGATTTAAACACAGAAAG GTAATGTTAGGTGTTGATCGCCTTGATATGATCAAAGGAATCCCTCAAAAAATTCTggcatttgaaaaatttttagaagagaATCCTGACTGGCGTGAAAAAGTTGTTCTGCTTCAAATTGCTGTCCCAACAAGAACAGATGTTCCTGAGT ATCAAAAGCTTACAAGCCAGGTTCATGAAATTGTTGGTCGCATCAATGGAAGATTCGGATCATTGACTGCTGTTCCTATACATCACCTG GATCGATCTCTTGACTTCTATGCATTATGTGCTTTGTATGCTGTTACAG ATGTTGCACTTGTCACATCATTGAGGGATGGAATGAATCTTGTCAGTTATGAATTTGTCGCTTGCCAAGCTAAAAAAAAAGGAGTTCTCATTCTTAGCGAA TTTGCTGGTGCTGCGCAGTCTCTTGGTGCTGGGGCAATTCTGGTCAACCCCTGGAACATCACAGAAGTTGCCGCTGCAATTGACAAGGCTTTAAATATGGAACCAGTGGAAAGACAGAACAGACACAAACATAACTTTGAGCATGTAACACAGCACACTGCTCAGGAATGGGCAGAAACTTTTGTCAG TGAATTGAATGATACTGTTGTTGAGGCACAGCTAAGGACAAAACAAGCTCCACCCCGACTCCCAACCAAGACTGCAATCGAACGTTATCTGCAGTCAAGTAACCGATTGCTCATTTTG GGGTTTAATGGAACTTTAACTGAACCTGTTGAGAAAAGAGGTGACCAGTTTAAAGAAATGGAGCTCACTGTTCATCCAGAACTGAAACAACCCTTGAAAGAACTTTGCAGTGACCCAAAGACCACAATTGTTGTGCTAAGTGGAAGTGGTCGAGCAGTTCTAGATCAA AACTTCAAAGAGTATGACATGTGGCTGGCAGCAGAGAATGGGATGTTTCTAAACCCTTCAAAGGGAGAATGGATGACAACAATGCCAGAACAGCTGAATATGGAATGGGTTGACAGTTTGAAG CATGTTTTTTTGTACTTCAGGGAGAGAACACCGCGGTCGTGTTTCGAAGAAAGGGAAGCTTCACTTGTATGGAATTACAAACATGCAG ATGTTGAGTTTGGAAGAGTTCAAGCAAGGGACATGCTGCAGCATCTTTGGACAGGCCCAATTTCTAATGCGTCAGTTGAAGTTGTTCAAGGTAGCAGATCTGTTGAGGTGCGAGCTGCTGGAGTTACAAAG GGAGCAGCTATTGACCGCATCCTGGGTGAGATAGTCCACAGCAAATCCATGACAACACCGATTGATTATGTCCTCTGTATAGGACATTTTCTTGCAAAG GATGAAGACATATATGCGTTTTTTGAGCCCGAGCTTCCTTCTTCCGGTGCGGCTCATTCACGAAGCAAGGTAACAGATGGAATCAAGTTTCCAGGTGAGAAGATGACATCTTTGAAGATCCCTGCTAACAAAAATGGAACAAAGTCATCTCAAAATAAGGCACAACGGCCTGCTCCAAATTCTGAGAAGAAACCAACCAACCATGTCTGCCGTGCACCACGCCGGCCGGCTCCTGAAAAGATCTCTTGGAATGTGCTTGACCTGAAGAAGGAGAATTACTTCTCTTGCGCCGTTGGACGAACGCAAACGAATGCTCGGTATACACTTGGCTCTTCAGATGACGTTGTTGCATTTCTGAAGGAACT
- the LOC112772403 gene encoding alpha,alpha-trehalose-phosphate synthase [UDP-forming] 1 isoform X1: protein MVGFQSSEHMPGSKCNGNSNNFPGRVERLVRGRELRKSNIYNVNGVAEYFEHDLRLGEENNYCVERSLEGVAASKSLCERDDGKPFRQRLLVVANRLPVSAVRRGEDSWSLEISAGGLVSALLGVKEFEARWIGWAGVNVPDEIGQKALTKALAEKRCIPVFLDEEIVHQYYNGYCNNILWPLFHYLGLPQEDRLATTRSFQSQFTAYQKANQMFADVVNEHYEEGDVVWCHDYHLMFLPQCLKKYNSNMKVGWFLHTPFPSSEIHRTLPSRSELLHAVLAADLVGFHTYDYARHFVSACTRILGLEGTPEGVEYQGKLTRVAAFPIGIDSHRFKRALELPEVQKHIKDLEERFKHRKVMLGVDRLDMIKGIPQKILAFEKFLEENPDWREKVVLLQIAVPTRTDVPEYQKLTSQVHEIVGRINGRFGSLTAVPIHHLDRSLDFYALCALYAVTDVALVTSLRDGMNLVSYEFVACQAKKKGVLILSEFAGAAQSLGAGAILVNPWNITEVAAAIDKALNMEPVERQNRHKHNFEHVTQHTAQEWAETFVSELNDTVVEAQLRTKQAPPRLPTKTAIERYLQSSNRLLILGFNGTLTEPVEKRGDQFKEMELTVHPELKQPLKELCSDPKTTIVVLSGSGRAVLDQNFKEYDMWLAAENGMFLNPSKGEWMTTMPEQLNMEWVDSLKHVFLYFRERTPRSCFEEREASLVWNYKHADVEFGRVQARDMLQHLWTGPISNASVEVVQGSRSVEVRAAGVTKGAAIDRILGEIVHSKSMTTPIDYVLCIGHFLAKQDEDIYAFFEPELPSSGAAHSRSKVTDGIKFPGEKMTSLKIPANKNGTKSSQNKAQRPAPNSEKKPTNHVCRAPRRPAPEKISWNVLDLKKENYFSCAVGRTQTNARYTLGSSDDVVAFLKELAGASSNSLFQST from the exons ATGGTTGGATTCCAAAGTAGTGAACACATGCCTGGGAGCAAGTGTAACGGTAATTCTAATAATTTTCCAGGTCGAGTTGAACGACTCGTCAGAGGAAGAGAGCtaagaaaaagtaatatttataaTGTTAATGGCGTTGCTGAATATTTTGAGCATGACCTGCGCTTGGGAGAAGAAAATAATTACTGTGTTGAACGTTCCCTAGAAGGGGTAGCAGCATCAAAGTCTCTTTGTGAAAGGGATGATGGGAAACCTTTCAGGCAACGGCTTTTGGTTGTTGCCAACAGGCTGCCAGTCTCAGCTGTTAGGAGAGGTGAGGATTCATGGTCTTTGGAGATAAGTGCCGGTGGCCTTGTTAGCGCTCTCTTAG GTGTGAAGGAATTTGAGGCAAGGTGGATAGGTTGGGCTGGAGTCAACGTGCCTGATGAGATTGGACAGAAGGCACTTACTAAAGCCTTGGCTGAAAAA AGATGTATCCCAGTGTTTCTTGATGAAGAGATTGTTCATCAATATTATAATGGTTATTGCAATAACATCTTGTGGCCCCTTTTTCATTACCTTGGACTTCCACAAGAAGACCGCCTTGCCACCACGCGTAGTTTCCAGTCTCAATTTACAGCATATCAGAAAGCAAATCAAATGTTTGCTGATGTTGTTAATGAGCACTATGAAGAGGGTGATGTTGTTTGGTGCCATGACTACCATCTTATGTTTCTTCCACAATGCTTAAAGAAATATAATAGCAACATGAAAGTTGGCTGGTTTCTACACACCCCGTTTCCATCTTCTGAAATTCACAGGACTCTGCCATCTCGATCGGAGCTCTTGCATGCAGTTCTGGCAGCTGACCTAGTTGG CTTTCACACCTATGATTATGCACGGCATTTCGTTAGTGCATGTACACGCATCCTTGGACTTGAGGGCACTCCTGAAGGGGTTGAGTATCAAGGGAAGCTGACTCGAGTTGCTGCA TTCCCAATTGGTATAGACTCTCACCGATTTAAACGAGCACTTGAACTTCCTGAAGTCCAGAAGCACATCAAAGACTTAGAAGAAAGATTTAAACACAGAAAG GTAATGTTAGGTGTTGATCGCCTTGATATGATCAAAGGAATCCCTCAAAAAATTCTggcatttgaaaaatttttagaagagaATCCTGACTGGCGTGAAAAAGTTGTTCTGCTTCAAATTGCTGTCCCAACAAGAACAGATGTTCCTGAGT ATCAAAAGCTTACAAGCCAGGTTCATGAAATTGTTGGTCGCATCAATGGAAGATTCGGATCATTGACTGCTGTTCCTATACATCACCTG GATCGATCTCTTGACTTCTATGCATTATGTGCTTTGTATGCTGTTACAG ATGTTGCACTTGTCACATCATTGAGGGATGGAATGAATCTTGTCAGTTATGAATTTGTCGCTTGCCAAGCTAAAAAAAAAGGAGTTCTCATTCTTAGCGAA TTTGCTGGTGCTGCGCAGTCTCTTGGTGCTGGGGCAATTCTGGTCAACCCCTGGAACATCACAGAAGTTGCCGCTGCAATTGACAAGGCTTTAAATATGGAACCAGTGGAAAGACAGAACAGACACAAACATAACTTTGAGCATGTAACACAGCACACTGCTCAGGAATGGGCAGAAACTTTTGTCAG TGAATTGAATGATACTGTTGTTGAGGCACAGCTAAGGACAAAACAAGCTCCACCCCGACTCCCAACCAAGACTGCAATCGAACGTTATCTGCAGTCAAGTAACCGATTGCTCATTTTG GGGTTTAATGGAACTTTAACTGAACCTGTTGAGAAAAGAGGTGACCAGTTTAAAGAAATGGAGCTCACTGTTCATCCAGAACTGAAACAACCCTTGAAAGAACTTTGCAGTGACCCAAAGACCACAATTGTTGTGCTAAGTGGAAGTGGTCGAGCAGTTCTAGATCAA AACTTCAAAGAGTATGACATGTGGCTGGCAGCAGAGAATGGGATGTTTCTAAACCCTTCAAAGGGAGAATGGATGACAACAATGCCAGAACAGCTGAATATGGAATGGGTTGACAGTTTGAAG CATGTTTTTTTGTACTTCAGGGAGAGAACACCGCGGTCGTGTTTCGAAGAAAGGGAAGCTTCACTTGTATGGAATTACAAACATGCAG ATGTTGAGTTTGGAAGAGTTCAAGCAAGGGACATGCTGCAGCATCTTTGGACAGGCCCAATTTCTAATGCGTCAGTTGAAGTTGTTCAAGGTAGCAGATCTGTTGAGGTGCGAGCTGCTGGAGTTACAAAG GGAGCAGCTATTGACCGCATCCTGGGTGAGATAGTCCACAGCAAATCCATGACAACACCGATTGATTATGTCCTCTGTATAGGACATTTTCTTGCAAAG CAGGATGAAGACATATATGCGTTTTTTGAGCCCGAGCTTCCTTCTTCCGGTGCGGCTCATTCACGAAGCAAGGTAACAGATGGAATCAAGTTTCCAGGTGAGAAGATGACATCTTTGAAGATCCCTGCTAACAAAAATGGAACAAAGTCATCTCAAAATAAGGCACAACGGCCTGCTCCAAATTCTGAGAAGAAACCAACCAACCATGTCTGCCGTGCACCACGCCGGCCGGCTCCTGAAAAGATCTCTTGGAATGTGCTTGACCTGAAGAAGGAGAATTACTTCTCTTGCGCCGTTGGACGAACGCAAACGAATGCTCGGTATACACTTGGCTCTTCAGATGACGTTGTTGCATTTCTGAAGGAACT